One Cololabis saira isolate AMF1-May2022 chromosome 12, fColSai1.1, whole genome shotgun sequence DNA window includes the following coding sequences:
- the fam110a gene encoding protein FAM110B: MPVEAVPHPGRQQPVRPAVGAKPPRLRAKGPVGPDFYRRSPPVPKQSAVERLEADKAKYVKSQVALSKQQPVRLPELRKPLLAPGTALRPTKKTSPQASAKLEVVQLDLEHLSNLISDVADRPQAGAAAESEVGVGDEAPVHVPAAGGPPCRAPADEQQTHDGPNPHPDRSSLAKGRLKAPGAAKGETPGPRGVSAAGNVRRVDVMPQVGPVRTARRPPQYIRQPLQPVSLHSKFPPNAGAPHLRVFLPRTAPASSPLKPVVVPSKPDHCPSTEPPAPAPAPAPALAAPALPAFHPPSPAITRLSSSSSRKRPSLTRSKSDMSDRFSRAGTELERFFNLCGLDPTDLPELAGSNADIVSLARFRSVSAPGSECSGPGDRDNDPDEEEDGRVSDRVPYGVSVIERNARVIKWLYGLRQAKDSTGQSTNL; encoded by the coding sequence ATGCCTGTGGAGGCGGTCCCACACCCAGGGAGGCAGCAGCCCGTGAGGCCCGCCGTCGGAGCCAAACCACCACGTTTGCGAGCCAAGGGCCCGGTGGGGCCTGATTTCTACCGCCGGAGCCCCCCCGTGCCCAAGCAGAGCGCCGTGGAGAGACTGGAGGCAGATAAAGCTAAATACGTCAAGAGTCAGGTGGCTCTGTCCAAGCAGCAGCCGGTCCGGCTTCCCGAGCTGCGGAAGCCCCTGCTGGCCCCGGGCACGGCCCTGCGGCCCACCAAGAAGACCAGCCCCCAGGCCAGTGCCAAGCTGGAGGTGGTGCAGCTGGACCTGGAGCACCTGAGCAACCTCATCAGCGACGTGGCCGACCGGCCGCAGGCCGGCGCCGCCGCGGAGTCGGAGGTTGGAGTTGGAGATGAAGCTCCCGTACATGTCCCGGCGGCGGGCGGCCCCCCCTGCAGAGCCCCGGCAGACGAGCAGCAGACACACGACGGGCCAAACCCGCATCCCGACAGGTCCAGTCTAGCAAAAGGGAGATTAAAAGCACCTGGAGCCGCAAAGGGAGAGACCCCGGGCCCCCGGGGGGTTTCGGCCGCGGGGAACGTGCGCAGGGTGGACGTCATGCCCCAGGTGGGCCCCGTGAGGACGGCCCGCAGACCCCCCCAGTACATCCGGCAGCCCCTGCAGCCCGTGTCCTTACATTCCAAGTTCCCTCCCAACGCCGGGGCTCCACACCTGCGCGTCTTCCTCCCCAGAACCGCCCCGGCGTCCTCTCCCCTCAAACCAGTTGTTGTGCCATCCAAACCCGACCACTGTCCCTCCACCGagcccccggccccggccccggccccggccccggccctgGCGGCCCCCGCCCTCCCTGCCTTCCACCCTCCGTCCCCGGCCATCACCCGCctgtcctcctccagctccaggaAGCGGCCCTCCCTGACCCGCTCCAAGTCGGACATGAGCGACCGGTTCTCCCGCGCCGGGACGGAGCTGGAGCGCTTCTTCAACCTGTGCGGCCTGGACCCCACGGACCTGCCGGAGCTGGCCGGCTCCAACGCCGACATCGTGTCCCTGGCCCGCTTCCGCAGCGTCAGCGCCCCCGGGTCCGAGTGCTCCGGCCCCGGAGACAGAGACAACGACccggacgaggaggaggacgggAGAGTCTCGGACCGGGTTCCGTACGGAGTTTCTGTGATCGAGAGGAACGCCCGGGTGATCAAGTGGCTGTACGGGCTGCGGCAGGCCAAGGACAGCACCGGCCAGAGCACCAACCTGTAG